ACTTTTTTGGATACCAAATCCTCGACGACGACACCGATTCGCTCGTGAAAATCCGCGTCAAAACTCGTTTTTACACGCCCGTCGAACTCAGTGCCCTCATTTTGAAAGAATTAAAAACCCGCATCGAAGACGAACTTGGCACAGCTGTCTCCAAAGCCGTCATCACAGTGCCAGCCTATTTCAACGACAATCAGCGCCAAGCCACCCGCGATGCCGGCAAACTCGCCGGGCTGGATGTGTTGAGAATTGTCAACGAGCCGACGGCAGCAGCCCTGGCTTATGGGCTTGGCAATGAGGAAGGCAGGACGGAAACCATCGCCGTCTATGACCTCGGCGGCGGCACGTTCGATATTTCCATTTTGCGCATCGAAAACGGCATCTTCGAGGTGCTCTCCACAAACGGCGACACATTCTTGGGAGGCGATGATTTTGACCGCGCCATTGTTGATTTTTGGCTGAAAAAACTTGGCAACACCCACTCATCCGATGACTTGATAAAAAACAAGGAATTCGGCCAGCAAATCCGATTGCTCGCAGAGGCAGCCAAAAAAGCACTGTCGAGCGCCGAAGTGTTTGAGGGCGAACTGAACGGGCGGAAAGTGAGCCTGACGCGGACGACATTTGAGGAACTCATCGAACCATTCGTGCGACGCACGTTGGATTGTTGCAAAAATGCCCTCCGCGATGCCAAACTTGATGTAGGCCAAATTGACAAAGTTGTCATGGTCGGGGGCAGCACACGAACGCCGATGGTGAAAAAATCCGTGTCCGGCTTTTTCCAAAAGACGGTGTTCGACAGCCTCGACCCCGACGAGGTAGTGGCACTTGGCGCGGCGATTCAAGCGGATATTTTGGCTGGCAACCAGAAAGACTTGCTCTTGCTCGACGTGACCCCGCTCTCGCTGGGCATCGAAACGGTGGGCGGGCTGATGGATGTGATTATTCCGCGCAATTCCAAAATCCCAACAAAGGCCGGGCGGCAGTACACAACCAGCGTTGATGGCCAGAAAAACCTGAAAATCAGTGTCTATCAAGGCGAACGCGATTTGGTGGAACACAACCGAAAATTGGGCGAGTTCATCCTGAAAGGCATACCACCCATGCCTGCCGGCTTGCCCAAAATTGATATCCAATTTATCCTCAATGCCGATGGCATCCTTTTCGTGCGGGCGCGAGAGCTGCGCAGCAATCTGGAGCAACACATCGAAATCCGCCCGACCTACGGCATCAGCGAGGAGGAGATGGCCCTCATGTTGCTCGACAGCATTCAGAACGCTCAAACCGACATGCAGTCGCGGAGCCTTCTGGAAGCCCGCAACGAAGCGAACAACCTTCTCCTTTCGGGCGACAAATTTCTGCAACAGCACAACGAAATCCTTTCGGAATCGGAAAAAGCCACCACACAGGCGCTGCTAAAGGCGTTGCGTGAGGCAACAAAAGGCGAGGACAAGGATGCCATCCACCGCGCCATCGAGGAACTGAACGAATATACCGCACCGCTCGCGCACCGGGCTATGGACGCGACCATTAGACAGGCCATGCGCGGGAAAAAAGTGTGATAAAGTGTTCATTAAAAACACATTAAAATCACTTTAAGGCGACAAAAAGCGCATTTTTAATCTTTCATCGTTCGGGTAGTCAGTACGTTTGGCGGGAACTGTAATTCAACCATTCTCGCTCATCTTTAATTACCCGCTCTAATGATGAAACAACTTTTACTCTCTTGCCTATTATGGCTTACCGCATCTGTGGTTATCGCGCAAGGGCCTCCTTGCTCCCTTCCACTACCACCAGCCGCAGACTTTTGTGAAGATGCTTGCATCTATCCCTCACTTTCGGGTCTGACCGGCACGACGGCTGGTTTTACCGGCCAAGTAGTGCAGGGGTTTTGTGGCGTTGTCGAAAATAGCGTGTGGTATGGCTTTGTCGCCGACGACTCTGTGGCGACAATCACCGTCACGCCTTCCAATTGCCTTAACGGCAATGGCCTTCAAATGGCTATCTATACCGATTGCGACTCCAACCCCATCGCCTGTAGTTGCAATGCCGGTATCTTGGGAGGAGGGACAACACCCATCTCCATTTCCGTCACTCTGGTGGCTGGCAACGAGTATTTTCTGATGCTCGACGGTTACAACGGCGACCAATGCGACTACACGATTGAGATAGAAGCGGTGGGAGGAGCCACGACCGTTGTGGACACTCAAACGGTCGAGCTTTGCCCCAACCAAACTTTGCTGATAGACGGGGTGCCCTATGGCGCTCCCGATGTGGTGACGGTCACGCTTGCTTCCAACACGGGCGGCTGCGACACCCTCGCCACCTATATTTTGGAATTGCTCCCCTACATACAGG
This genomic interval from Saprospiraceae bacterium contains the following:
- the hscA gene encoding Fe-S protein assembly chaperone HscA codes for the protein MATFSINLKDGSVEQPKPVIVGIDLGTTNSLVAYMKDGRSTCVKGKDGKSTLVPSVVHFAQNEEIIVGDAAKTKLETDPANTIYSVKRLMGKSFKDVREQQDFFGYQILDDDTDSLVKIRVKTRFYTPVELSALILKELKTRIEDELGTAVSKAVITVPAYFNDNQRQATRDAGKLAGLDVLRIVNEPTAAALAYGLGNEEGRTETIAVYDLGGGTFDISILRIENGIFEVLSTNGDTFLGGDDFDRAIVDFWLKKLGNTHSSDDLIKNKEFGQQIRLLAEAAKKALSSAEVFEGELNGRKVSLTRTTFEELIEPFVRRTLDCCKNALRDAKLDVGQIDKVVMVGGSTRTPMVKKSVSGFFQKTVFDSLDPDEVVALGAAIQADILAGNQKDLLLLDVTPLSLGIETVGGLMDVIIPRNSKIPTKAGRQYTTSVDGQKNLKISVYQGERDLVEHNRKLGEFILKGIPPMPAGLPKIDIQFILNADGILFVRARELRSNLEQHIEIRPTYGISEEEMALMLLDSIQNAQTDMQSRSLLEARNEANNLLLSGDKFLQQHNEILSESEKATTQALLKALREATKGEDKDAIHRAIEELNEYTAPLAHRAMDATIRQAMRGKKV